From one Nonomuraea polychroma genomic stretch:
- a CDS encoding carbohydrate ABC transporter permease, with protein MKDPAVSEAPVSPPKAAKSPQDRSGYLFILPWFIGMAFTIIPFFASLYLAFTDYNLLNVPNWIGLENFAEMFSDDTWWQSVKVTFVYTFVSVPLSLAAALGVAMLLNRGVRGLPVYRAIFYLPSLLGGSVALVLLWRYIFGLNGIVNAFLGFFGIEKISWTSDPDYALTTLIILHIWTFGSPMVIFLAGLKQIPAMYYEAAAIDGANKWQQFRKITLPLLSPIIFFNLIQSLISSFQTFTQGFIFSGGKGGPANSTMFYNLYLYKQGFEQFHMGYASAMAWMLLIIIAAFTGLNFLLAKRWVHYDN; from the coding sequence ATGAAGGACCCGGCCGTGTCCGAGGCGCCGGTTTCGCCGCCCAAGGCGGCGAAATCTCCTCAGGACCGGTCGGGCTACCTGTTCATCCTGCCCTGGTTCATCGGGATGGCCTTCACGATCATCCCGTTCTTCGCCTCGCTCTACCTGGCTTTCACCGACTACAACCTGCTGAACGTGCCGAACTGGATCGGCCTGGAGAACTTCGCCGAGATGTTCTCCGATGACACCTGGTGGCAGTCGGTCAAGGTCACGTTCGTCTACACCTTCGTCTCGGTGCCGCTGTCGCTGGCCGCTGCGCTGGGCGTCGCCATGCTCCTCAACCGGGGCGTTCGGGGCCTGCCGGTCTATCGGGCGATCTTCTACCTGCCCTCGCTGCTGGGCGGCAGCGTGGCGCTGGTGCTGCTGTGGCGCTACATCTTCGGCCTCAACGGCATCGTCAACGCCTTTCTCGGCTTCTTCGGCATCGAGAAGATCAGCTGGACGTCCGACCCGGACTACGCCCTCACCACGCTGATCATCCTGCACATCTGGACGTTCGGCTCCCCCATGGTGATCTTCCTGGCCGGCCTGAAGCAGATCCCGGCGATGTACTACGAGGCCGCCGCGATCGACGGGGCGAACAAGTGGCAGCAGTTCCGCAAGATCACGCTGCCGCTGCTCAGCCCGATCATCTTCTTCAACCTGATCCAGTCACTGATCTCCTCGTTCCAGACCTTCACACAGGGGTTCATCTTCAGCGGAGGCAAGGGCGGGCCGGCCAACTCCACGATGTTCTACAACCTCTACCTGTACAAGCAGGGGTTCGAGCAGTTCCACATGGGTTACGCCTCGGCGATGGCCTGGATGCTGCTGATCATCATCGCGGCGTTCACCGGCCTCAACTTCCTCCTGGCCAAGCGGTGGGTGCACTATGACAACTGA
- a CDS encoding ABC transporter substrate-binding protein, producing the protein MISRRDMLRTAGLTGLGLAVAACGRGFGGGGSEAASGKIELNMVWWGDAFRAQKTQAALDLFMKANPGITVKTEYQDSGPYKDKLATRFAAGNPPDLMMMRMDSLREYADRKSLLNLNDHPGIVETTNLSQAAVNLSKVGDAVYGIPSGLNAIGYIVNKTITDQYGVTIPDGATWTWQDLATFAKEVTDKSGKKVYGTLVDPATLANLVVYVSQQGEDLFTADGKFGVSEATLTKWFQMFEDMRKEGGFPPAGFVETIGSSPDQSYIAKGSIASQIIPSNGFLGYNKVSGGNLVLLGIPGEATAKRRGTNIGTPALWSIAASSKHPKEALQLLNFLINDVEANKAMGTTRGVPASTVVADAIKPTLEKDDQVATDYLIGLQKQTLVAVPPYPKGASGIQDELTAVAPEVEHGRLTPAEAAKKVIEAATKALSQ; encoded by the coding sequence ATGATTTCCAGACGAGACATGCTGCGCACCGCCGGACTGACCGGACTCGGTCTGGCCGTGGCCGCCTGTGGACGTGGTTTCGGCGGAGGCGGCAGCGAGGCCGCCTCCGGCAAGATCGAGCTCAACATGGTCTGGTGGGGCGACGCTTTCCGCGCCCAGAAGACCCAGGCCGCGCTCGACCTGTTCATGAAGGCCAACCCCGGCATCACTGTCAAGACCGAGTACCAGGACAGCGGCCCCTACAAGGACAAGCTGGCCACCCGCTTCGCCGCCGGCAATCCGCCGGACCTGATGATGATGCGTATGGACAGCCTGCGGGAGTACGCCGACCGCAAGTCGCTCCTCAACCTCAATGACCACCCCGGCATTGTGGAAACCACCAACCTCAGCCAGGCCGCGGTGAACCTCAGCAAGGTCGGCGACGCCGTCTACGGCATCCCCTCCGGCCTCAACGCGATCGGCTACATCGTCAACAAGACGATCACCGACCAGTACGGCGTGACCATCCCCGACGGCGCCACCTGGACCTGGCAGGATCTGGCCACGTTCGCCAAGGAAGTCACCGACAAGAGCGGCAAGAAGGTCTACGGCACCCTGGTGGACCCGGCGACTCTGGCCAACCTGGTCGTCTACGTCTCCCAGCAGGGCGAGGACCTCTTCACCGCCGACGGCAAGTTCGGCGTCAGCGAGGCCACGCTGACCAAGTGGTTCCAGATGTTCGAGGACATGCGGAAGGAGGGAGGCTTCCCGCCCGCGGGGTTCGTCGAAACGATCGGTTCATCGCCCGACCAGTCCTACATCGCCAAGGGCTCCATCGCATCGCAGATCATCCCGAGCAACGGTTTCCTCGGCTACAACAAGGTCTCCGGCGGCAACCTGGTGCTGCTGGGCATCCCCGGCGAGGCCACCGCCAAGCGGCGGGGCACGAACATCGGCACCCCGGCGCTGTGGTCGATCGCAGCCTCCTCCAAGCACCCGAAGGAGGCGCTGCAGCTGCTCAACTTCCTCATCAACGACGTGGAGGCCAACAAGGCCATGGGCACCACCCGTGGCGTTCCCGCCAGCACCGTCGTCGCCGACGCGATCAAGCCGACGCTGGAGAAGGACGACCAGGTGGCTACCGACTATCTGATCGGCCTGCAGAAGCAGACCCTGGTCGCCGTTCCGCCCTACCCCAAGGGTGCCAGCGGCATCCAGGACGAACTCACCGCGGTCGCTCCCGAGGTCGAGCACGGGCGGCTGACCCCGGCCGAGGCCGCCAAGAAGGTCATCGAAGCGGCGACGAAGGCCCTGTCGCAGTGA
- a CDS encoding carbohydrate ABC transporter permease, which translates to MTTDESYIERIGNTRRKRFTKHLLLCLVSIVMLYPLLWLVSSSLKPAGIVFKDLSLWPAEWDFSNYTEGWTALEFPFDLYLVNSVVIVVLSILGNLLSCSLAAYAFARLNFRGRKLFFALTLGTMMLPGHVLLVPQYIVFAKLGWLNTYFPLIVPNFLATSAFYIFLMVQFIRSLPKELDEAARIDGAGTFRIFWSVILPLCKPAFATTAIFTFISTWNEFFSPLLYLTEQELYTVPLAVRQFIDSEGQSQWGQMFAMSFVSLAPVIGFFIAGQKYLVKGIATTGLK; encoded by the coding sequence ATGACAACTGACGAGAGCTACATCGAGCGCATCGGCAACACCCGGCGTAAGCGCTTCACCAAACACCTGCTGCTCTGCCTGGTCAGCATCGTCATGCTCTACCCGTTGCTGTGGCTGGTGTCCAGCTCGCTCAAGCCGGCCGGGATCGTCTTCAAGGACCTCTCGCTCTGGCCCGCCGAGTGGGACTTCTCCAACTACACCGAGGGCTGGACGGCCCTGGAGTTCCCCTTCGACCTCTACCTGGTCAATTCGGTCGTCATCGTCGTGCTGAGCATCCTGGGCAACCTGCTGTCATGCTCGCTGGCCGCCTACGCGTTCGCCCGGCTCAACTTCCGTGGCCGCAAGCTGTTCTTCGCGCTGACCCTCGGCACGATGATGCTCCCCGGTCACGTGCTGCTGGTCCCGCAGTACATCGTCTTCGCCAAGCTGGGCTGGCTCAACACCTACTTCCCGCTGATCGTGCCGAACTTCCTGGCCACCAGCGCGTTCTACATCTTCCTGATGGTGCAGTTCATCCGCTCTCTGCCCAAGGAGCTGGACGAGGCGGCCCGCATCGACGGCGCGGGCACGTTCCGGATCTTCTGGAGCGTGATCCTGCCGCTGTGCAAGCCCGCCTTCGCCACCACGGCGATCTTCACCTTCATCTCGACCTGGAACGAGTTCTTCTCTCCCCTGCTCTACCTGACCGAGCAGGAGCTCTACACCGTGCCGCTGGCGGTGCGCCAGTTCATCGACTCCGAGGGCCAGTCCCAGTGGGGGCAGATGTTCGCCATGTCGTTCGTGTCCCTCGCCCCGGTCATCGGTTTCTTCATCGCCGGCCAGAAGTACCTGGTCAAGGGCATCGCCACCACTGGATTGAAGTAG
- a CDS encoding cellulose binding domain-containing protein, which translates to MQARIRTAMIVGMAMTMLAAVGVSAAFSPPAHATQVITDIAYAPPQPAGSRGHLLDLYLPSTGITPRPLLIWHTGSAWTSDDGKAGTDAIADIFNPLGFAVAGVSVRSSAQAIFPAQVHDIKAAIRWLRANAATYQLDPNRFAIMGDSSGGWLTEMATLSGGVTALEGAVGTTGVSSAVQVGLAFYSPTDFLQMNAQNLPTGGLDHDSPASPESLLVGCPIQTCPATVAQANPMTYVDSNDPPLMFLHGQADFLVPHGQSVLLYNRIKAQCGDATFVSVPGADHMMSQVMDPAQYGMQTVRTTTDCGETVSTGTLNPTWANFATFLRGGLKMGTSCEVAYSTGAWNGAFNGSVTIKNTGTTPISGWTVTWTWPGNQQITNAWNATVTQTGAQVTARDAGHNSYIGPGSSQSFGFSATATGTNDIPAQFKLNNIVCTRVPA; encoded by the coding sequence ATGCAAGCTCGAATCCGCACGGCCATGATCGTCGGCATGGCGATGACCATGCTGGCCGCCGTCGGTGTGTCAGCAGCCTTCTCGCCGCCGGCTCACGCCACGCAGGTGATCACTGACATCGCTTACGCGCCCCCACAACCGGCCGGCAGCAGGGGGCATCTGCTGGACCTTTACCTGCCGTCCACCGGCATCACGCCCCGGCCGCTGCTGATCTGGCACACCGGCTCGGCGTGGACGAGCGATGACGGCAAGGCCGGCACGGACGCGATCGCGGACATCTTCAACCCTCTGGGCTTCGCCGTGGCCGGCGTCAGCGTCCGGTCCAGCGCTCAAGCGATCTTCCCGGCCCAGGTGCACGACATCAAGGCGGCCATCCGCTGGCTGCGCGCGAACGCCGCCACATACCAGCTCGACCCCAATCGCTTCGCGATCATGGGCGACTCCTCGGGCGGCTGGCTGACGGAGATGGCCACTCTGTCCGGCGGCGTGACGGCGCTGGAGGGCGCCGTCGGCACGACCGGCGTCTCCAGTGCCGTGCAGGTGGGACTCGCCTTCTACAGCCCGACCGACTTCCTGCAGATGAACGCGCAGAACCTGCCGACCGGCGGGCTGGACCACGACTCTCCCGCCTCCCCGGAATCCCTCCTGGTCGGCTGCCCGATCCAGACCTGCCCGGCCACGGTGGCCCAGGCCAATCCGATGACCTACGTCGACAGCAACGACCCGCCGCTGATGTTCCTGCACGGCCAGGCCGACTTCCTGGTGCCGCACGGGCAGAGCGTCCTGCTCTACAACAGGATCAAGGCTCAGTGCGGTGACGCCACGTTCGTCTCGGTGCCCGGCGCGGATCACATGATGTCCCAGGTCATGGACCCCGCCCAGTACGGAATGCAGACCGTCCGCACCACCACCGACTGCGGCGAGACCGTCAGTACCGGCACGCTCAACCCCACCTGGGCCAACTTCGCGACCTTCCTGCGCGGCGGGCTCAAGATGGGCACCTCCTGCGAGGTCGCCTACTCCACCGGTGCCTGGAACGGCGCTTTCAACGGCAGCGTGACCATCAAGAACACCGGCACGACCCCCATCAGCGGCTGGACCGTGACGTGGACCTGGCCGGGCAACCAGCAGATCACGAACGCCTGGAACGCCACGGTGACCCAGACCGGCGCCCAGGTGACCGCGCGCGACGCCGGCCACAACTCCTACATCGGCCCCGGCTCCAGCCAGAGCTTCGGCTTCTCGGCGACCGCCACCGGGACGAACGACATTCCGGCCCAGTTCAAACTCAACAACATCGTCTGCACGAGAGTGCCCGCCTGA
- a CDS encoding pectate lyase family protein, which translates to MTTARHAALAAALLTLLAATATPASAAGHGGGGYHIVNAETGQCLDIKLREQPCRGRTAELRLEAAAGGQVHLVNGANRSSAEVTLTYAGDGKYQIADRLWTFRPVGGPRHWSDQADGFAAGTTGGGGGQIVTVTTQEELNTYVTAAEPYVIKVAGPIEISPKGTELKVASNKTIIGVGTAGEIVGGGFFLGATTSNVIIRNLTIRDTLMPEDDPDDKDFDYDAIQIDSATKVWIDHNRLARMNDGLLDARKDATDITVSWNQFLDNNKTLGIGWTANLITRMTLHHNWFARTNQRNPSGGNLLNMHMYSNYLQDIRSYGNWARGETKGVIEHSLFHNVADPYFVDPAGELVQRGNVVTGTSSWRDGLIKEQGAAFDPTSFYSYTLDPATALPALLAEFSGPQPAIGL; encoded by the coding sequence GTGACCACTGCGCGTCATGCCGCCCTGGCGGCTGCCCTCCTGACCTTGCTCGCCGCCACCGCGACCCCGGCCTCAGCTGCAGGCCACGGGGGCGGCGGCTACCACATCGTCAACGCCGAGACCGGCCAGTGCCTGGACATCAAGCTCCGGGAACAGCCCTGCCGCGGCCGCACCGCCGAGCTGCGCCTGGAGGCCGCGGCGGGCGGTCAGGTCCACTTGGTCAACGGCGCCAACCGCAGCTCCGCCGAGGTCACCCTGACCTACGCGGGCGACGGCAAGTACCAGATCGCCGACCGGCTCTGGACCTTCCGCCCGGTGGGCGGGCCCCGCCACTGGTCCGACCAGGCGGATGGCTTCGCCGCGGGTACCACGGGAGGCGGGGGCGGCCAGATCGTCACCGTGACCACCCAGGAAGAGCTGAACACCTACGTCACGGCCGCCGAGCCGTACGTCATCAAGGTCGCCGGCCCGATCGAGATCAGTCCGAAGGGGACCGAGCTCAAGGTGGCCTCCAACAAGACCATCATCGGGGTCGGTACGGCAGGCGAGATCGTCGGCGGCGGCTTCTTCCTCGGCGCCACCACGAGCAACGTGATCATCCGGAACCTGACGATCCGCGACACCCTCATGCCCGAGGACGACCCGGATGACAAGGACTTCGACTACGACGCCATCCAGATCGATTCCGCGACGAAGGTCTGGATCGACCACAACCGGCTCGCCCGGATGAACGACGGGCTGCTCGACGCCCGCAAGGACGCCACCGACATCACGGTGTCGTGGAACCAGTTCCTGGACAACAACAAGACCCTCGGCATCGGCTGGACGGCCAACCTCATCACGCGGATGACTCTCCACCACAACTGGTTCGCCCGCACCAACCAGCGCAACCCCAGCGGCGGCAACCTGCTCAACATGCACATGTACAGCAACTACCTGCAGGACATCAGGTCGTACGGCAACTGGGCGCGTGGCGAGACCAAGGGCGTGATCGAGCACAGCCTCTTCCACAACGTGGCGGACCCCTACTTCGTCGATCCCGCCGGCGAGCTGGTCCAGCGGGGCAACGTCGTCACCGGCACGAGCTCCTGGCGCGACGGTCTCATCAAGGAGCAGGGGGCCGCCTTCGACCCGACGAGCTTCTATTCCTACACCCTCGACCCCGCCACCGCCCTTCCCGCGTTGCTGGCCGAGTTCTCGGGTCCGCAGCCCGCTATCGGCCTTTGA
- a CDS encoding ketoacyl-ACP synthase III family protein yields the protein MQWADTYISGVGAFLPRTVVSVEKAVAKGWYPAEEAELHNLGGTAVAGDVPAPEMALHAAQSALKRSGRAPADLDLLLYASTWHQGPDGWPPHSYLQRHLVGGDVLATEIRQGCNGMFIALELAAGYLHAAPGRQAALLVASDNYGTPLMDRWRMGPGYIGGDAASALVLTKDGGFARLMSVCTTTVAEAEELHRGSEPLFPPGVTVGRRMSFAARNEQFRQQVMPKGEATAALFNIQRALMEVVERALDESGIEARDLARVAFMNYSEEIVEQRCMAVLDLPMSRSTWDYGRAIGHCGASDQVLSLDHLLMTGQLGPGDHMLMLGTGPGVTVSGAVIKIIDTPQWA from the coding sequence ATGCAGTGGGCGGACACGTACATCAGCGGTGTGGGAGCCTTCCTCCCCCGGACCGTCGTCAGCGTCGAGAAGGCCGTCGCCAAAGGCTGGTACCCGGCCGAAGAGGCCGAGCTGCACAACCTGGGAGGGACGGCGGTGGCCGGTGACGTACCGGCTCCGGAGATGGCCCTGCACGCGGCGCAGAGCGCGCTCAAGCGCAGCGGGCGAGCGCCGGCCGACCTGGATCTCCTCCTGTACGCCTCGACCTGGCACCAGGGGCCGGACGGCTGGCCCCCGCACTCCTACCTGCAGCGTCATCTCGTCGGCGGGGACGTCCTGGCCACCGAGATCCGGCAGGGCTGCAACGGGATGTTCATCGCCCTGGAACTCGCGGCCGGCTACCTGCACGCCGCTCCCGGCCGGCAGGCCGCCCTGTTGGTCGCCTCCGACAATTACGGCACCCCGCTGATGGACCGGTGGCGGATGGGCCCCGGATACATCGGCGGGGACGCCGCCAGCGCGCTCGTGCTCACCAAGGACGGAGGTTTCGCGCGCCTGATGTCGGTCTGCACGACGACAGTGGCCGAGGCCGAGGAACTGCACCGGGGCAGCGAACCCCTGTTCCCGCCGGGCGTCACGGTCGGGCGCCGGATGAGCTTCGCGGCCCGGAACGAGCAGTTCCGGCAGCAGGTCATGCCCAAGGGCGAGGCCACCGCGGCGCTGTTCAACATCCAGCGGGCGCTCATGGAGGTCGTCGAGCGCGCTCTGGACGAGAGCGGGATCGAGGCCCGCGATCTCGCCCGGGTGGCGTTCATGAACTACTCCGAAGAGATCGTCGAACAGCGGTGCATGGCCGTGCTCGACCTGCCCATGTCCCGCTCGACCTGGGACTACGGCCGCGCCATCGGCCACTGCGGGGCCAGCGACCAGGTCCTTTCCCTCGACCACCTGCTCATGACCGGGCAGCTGGGCCCCGGCGACCACATGCTGATGCTCGGCACCGGACCGGGAGTGACCGTCTCCGGCGCCGTGATCAAGATCATCGACACTCCTCAATGGGCCTGA
- a CDS encoding pectinesterase family protein, producing the protein MRTQNLSKARRWIVLTATASVLQAGVVVAATSPATATQWPTVAADGSGTYTTVQAAIDAVPSGNTSPVTITVAPGTYREIVTVPSNKPYITLRGLGRSPDSTVIVNNRHAGEYGTTGSSTMFVYGHDFTARNLTIANDFDESTATSGGQAVALYTRADRAVFRDIRVLGDQDTLYARAGRAYFRNCYVEGTVDFIFGAASAVFDRCDIYQRRLTGGPITAASTPAESTYGFLFYRSTITGAADNVTQLGRPWYPDAQVLYRESWLSSTIATAQPWINMSANSWTAARFFEYRNAGPGAAVHGNRPQLADADAENYTPQKYLAGSDGWNPFDL; encoded by the coding sequence ATGAGAACACAGAACCTCAGCAAGGCACGTCGCTGGATCGTCCTTACCGCCACTGCGTCAGTGCTGCAGGCTGGCGTGGTGGTCGCAGCGACGTCACCGGCCACTGCCACGCAATGGCCGACGGTCGCCGCCGACGGCAGCGGGACGTACACCACCGTCCAGGCCGCCATCGACGCCGTGCCGAGCGGCAACACCAGCCCGGTCACCATCACCGTCGCGCCCGGCACCTACCGGGAGATCGTCACGGTGCCGTCGAACAAGCCATACATCACGCTGCGCGGGCTTGGCCGCTCGCCCGACAGCACCGTCATCGTGAACAACCGCCACGCCGGAGAGTACGGCACAACGGGCAGCTCGACCATGTTCGTCTACGGCCACGACTTCACCGCCCGCAACCTGACCATCGCCAACGACTTCGACGAGAGCACTGCCACCAGCGGCGGGCAGGCGGTGGCGCTGTACACCCGGGCGGACCGCGCCGTCTTTCGCGACATCCGCGTGCTCGGCGACCAGGACACCCTCTATGCCCGTGCCGGCCGTGCCTACTTCAGGAACTGCTACGTGGAGGGCACCGTCGACTTCATCTTCGGCGCGGCCAGCGCCGTCTTCGACCGCTGCGACATCTACCAGAGGCGGCTCACCGGCGGTCCGATCACCGCGGCGAGTACTCCGGCGGAGAGCACCTACGGCTTCCTGTTCTACCGGTCGACCATCACCGGCGCCGCCGACAACGTCACCCAACTGGGTCGGCCGTGGTACCCGGATGCCCAGGTGCTGTACCGGGAATCGTGGCTGTCATCCACCATCGCCACCGCACAACCGTGGATCAACATGTCCGCGAACTCCTGGACCGCCGCCCGGTTCTTCGAATACCGCAACGCCGGACCCGGGGCTGCCGTCCATGGCAACCGTCCTCAGCTGGCCGACGCCGACGCGGAGAACTACACCCCCCAGAAGTACCTCGCCGGCTCGGACGGCTGGAACCCGTTTGACCTCTGA
- a CDS encoding acyl carrier protein — protein sequence MTEVVEITQRLVDFIQENLVPDGDDIKVDETTPLLVSGLLDSLRTARLLNFIRRDIGVPIPAAKLDPENFRDVVTIVTMVRELESV from the coding sequence ATGACCGAGGTTGTCGAGATCACGCAGAGGCTGGTCGACTTCATCCAGGAGAACCTCGTCCCGGACGGCGACGACATCAAGGTCGACGAGACGACCCCGCTCCTCGTGTCGGGTCTCCTGGACTCCCTGCGGACGGCGCGGCTGCTGAACTTCATCCGGAGGGACATCGGCGTCCCGATCCCCGCCGCGAAGCTCGACCCCGAGAACTTCAGGGACGTCGTGACCATCGTGACGATGGTCAGAGAACTCGAATCCGTTTAG
- a CDS encoding ketoacyl-ACP synthase III family protein, giving the protein MFVRSLGVYVPDSVSVEQAVREGWYPAEEAEKFHQIGAAVAGDMPAPEMARLAVLDAYDRWGESSPRDLDLLLYPSVWHQGPNGWQPQHYLQMHLLGGNVPAFEIRSGCVGMISSLELAASYLQADADRETAMVVSSDNHGTPLVDRWRMTPGALIGDAAAALILGKEYGMAELLSVNATVIPEADAVNDGAYPLFPPDATIGRGLSFGDRHEEFRQRLLKAQGTGIHLTIQKTMMQQVEQTLDEAGIGLADITRVAFPHGRREDLDGQMSWLGIDEDQTTWDYGRRVGHCGAVDQFIAFEHLIATGGLVAGDHLLMVGFGSGTSVAAAAFRILSPSPVTRGART; this is encoded by the coding sequence ATGTTCGTCAGAAGCCTCGGCGTCTATGTGCCTGACAGCGTGAGCGTCGAGCAGGCGGTTCGTGAGGGCTGGTACCCGGCTGAGGAGGCCGAGAAGTTCCATCAGATCGGCGCGGCGGTGGCCGGCGACATGCCCGCGCCCGAGATGGCGCGGCTCGCGGTCCTGGACGCGTACGACCGCTGGGGTGAGTCCTCCCCGCGCGATCTCGACCTTCTCCTCTACCCGTCGGTCTGGCACCAGGGCCCGAACGGCTGGCAGCCCCAGCACTACCTGCAGATGCACCTCCTCGGCGGGAACGTGCCGGCGTTCGAGATCCGGAGCGGCTGCGTAGGGATGATCAGCTCGCTCGAGCTGGCGGCGAGCTACCTGCAGGCCGACGCGGACCGGGAGACGGCCATGGTCGTCTCCTCGGACAACCACGGCACCCCGCTGGTGGACCGCTGGCGGATGACCCCCGGGGCGCTGATCGGCGACGCCGCGGCCGCGCTCATCCTCGGCAAGGAGTACGGCATGGCCGAGCTCCTGTCGGTGAACGCGACGGTGATCCCGGAGGCCGACGCGGTCAACGACGGCGCCTACCCCCTGTTCCCCCCGGACGCCACCATCGGCAGGGGCCTGAGCTTCGGAGACCGGCACGAGGAATTCCGCCAGCGGCTGCTCAAGGCGCAGGGAACCGGGATCCACCTGACGATCCAGAAAACGATGATGCAGCAGGTCGAACAGACCCTGGACGAGGCCGGGATCGGACTCGCCGACATCACGCGGGTGGCGTTCCCGCATGGCCGCCGCGAGGACCTGGACGGGCAGATGTCCTGGCTGGGCATCGACGAAGATCAGACGACCTGGGACTACGGGCGGCGCGTCGGCCACTGCGGCGCGGTGGACCAGTTCATCGCCTTCGAGCATCTGATCGCGACCGGCGGGCTCGTAGCCGGCGATCACCTGCTCATGGTCGGGTTCGGCTCAGGAACGTCCGTCGCCGCGGCGGCGTTCAGGATCCTCTCTCCCTCTCCCGTCACGAGAGGAGCACGCACATGA